One Candidatus Nitronauta litoralis genomic window, TGATGACTTTCTGGATGCCTTCGTAGTCATAGTCGACTTCTAGCGGTCCAAAACAGTATTCACAAACATGAATCGGGAGCTTTTCGTATCCCTTACTGCATTCCTTGCAACGTAACCCTTTTACAAAACTCATTAAAATAGCCTCAAACGAAAAGGAACCTCGCAGGCTTGATTACCTGCAACTATTTTCCCAGAGGGTCCTTTAAAAATATTGATAAAAACTGAAGTACCGTTCTCCAGTGTCTGGCAGTATGACCACCACATTTTTTCCAGAACCTAATTCCTCTGCAACTTTATAAGCTGCGGCCATGGCCGCGCCGGAACTAATGCCAACCAGCAGACCTTCCTGCGTGGCCAGGTTCTTTGTAAATTCGAAAGCGTCTTCGTCCGAAATGGGATGAAGGTCGTCCAGCACATCCAGGTTCAATACCTTGGGCTTGAAACCTGCGCCGATTCCCTGGATTTTATGCGGACCCGGTGGATTACCGGATAAAACAGCCGATGTCAGCGGCTCGACACCAACCACCCGGGTGTCTCCATAATGTTCCTTTAATACTTCACCCGTCCCCGTGATGGTGCCACCGGTACCGATACCGGCAACAAAGGCATCCACTTTGTCACCTTCCATCGCCGAGATAATTTCGGGTCCCGTGGTCTGGCGGTGAACTTCCGGGTTGGCCGGATTGTTGAACTGTTGCGGCATGAACCAGTCAGGGTTTTCAGCCAGCAGTTCTTCCGCACGTTCAATCGTGCCCTGCATACCAAACTCGGCTCGGCTCAATTCGCATTTTGCACCGAAGGATTCCAGAATGGTGCGGCGTTCTTCGCTCATGTTTTCTGACATGACGAGAACGACATTGTACCCACGCACGGCACCCACCAACGCAAGCCCGATTCCTGTGTTGCCACTAGTGGGTTCGATGATCGTGGCGCCAGGCTTTAATTCGCCCGTACGTTCAGCCTCTTCTATCATCGCCAGGGCAATGCGGTCCTTCACACTGCCGCCTGGGTTTCGTGATTCCACCTTGGCGTAAATGTTGGCACCGTTTTCCGGCACAAGTGTTCCCAGTTTGACCAGAGGAGTATCTCCAATCAATTCAAGAGCGGTGTCTGCTTTTTCTTTAGATTTTTCCAAAACCAAAATTCAAAAAGGGGTTGATGTCAGAATAAAAACAAAGCTGGAATTATACGTCAACTGGCCGGGATTTTAAACCACCCGGACAGGGGGGTAAAACGGGCGAATTCCCGTTAACCTGTTTCAACATAAGGGATTATAGCAGGCTCGAGGCCCCAAAAACAGCAGGAAATTGATTGAAAATGGGTAGTTTGAAGAAGCCAGGCAATAAAAGGCCAACCATGGGTTGCTTGTTTTGCCTTTTTCCGGGAACCAGGGAAGGTTCTTTCTTATGTTTATTGAATGACGTTGGAAGATTATTTGCCTGTATGATTGATATGAGGAAGCTGAGTTGAAAATATAAAAACTGGAAAAGGGGATGGTGGGGTTTGAATAGTTAATGTGAGGAGTTTGCCATTTTTTTACCTGAAACCTGCTTTCAAAAAGGGGGATTAGGCCCCGTTGTTCGTCCGTCAACCGGGTTTACTGCCAAAAAGAGGAACTTCAGTTTGGCGATTGATGAAACGCCGGGAATATTGTCCCGTTTGGTTTCTTGATCGACCTCCAAAAAGCATTTGCAAGTTGAATCTGAGAATAATAATTCTGAAGCTTTTCGTGATCTTATGAAAAAGAAAAAAAATAAGCTTGATGAAATTGGCTGGCGGGAGTGGGTTTCCTTCCCTGAATTAAAAATTAAAACCATAAAAGCAAAAATTGATACAGGAGCGAGAACCTCAGCCCTTCATGTTTCCAATATTAAAATAAGAAAAAAAACCAATACGGTCTCATTCACCATTCATCCGGTTCAGAGACAACGTTTACCCGTCCAAAATACAAAAGGAAAATTGGTGGGTGAACGCGCAATAAAAAGTTCAAATGGCGAAACAACGATTAGACCAGTGGTTAAAACAAAACTAAAAATTGGAAAGAGACTTTATTTTATCGAATTAACCCTGGTTAACAGAGATCTTATGGGTTTCCGCTTGCTTTTAGGTAGAAGTGCCTTGAAAAAGCGTTTTCTTGTAAATCCGGGACAATCCTTTTTGCTTGATAAGAAATTTAAACAAAAGGAAGCAAAAACAAAAACGGCAAAAACAAAAAGAGGTTAAAAATGAATATAGGAATCTTATCGAGAGGGCCAAAACTTTATTCAACCAAGAGACTGGTCGAGGCTTCCAAGAAAAGAGGGCATGAGGTTGAAGTGGTCGATTATCTCAAGTGCTATGTAAATATCACCTCCCACAAACCATCGGTTCATTATAAAGACCGGGTATTGAATCAATTTGATGCAGTGGTGCCCCGTATTGGTGCTTCTAAAACTTTTTATGGAACGGCCATATTAAGACAATTTGAAATGATGGGAGTGTATCCCCTGAATGAATCGGTAGCTATCTCGCGTTCCAGGGACAAATTACGGTCTTTACAGATCCTTGCCAAAAAAGGGGTTGGTTTGCCAGTGACGGGGTTTGCGCATTCAACCGAGCATACAGAAGATATTATTAAAATGGTGGGGGGTGCGCCATTAGTCGTCAAACTGCTGGAAGGCACACAAGGAAAGGGAGTGGTATTGGCTGAAACGGGTAAGGCTGCCGAAAGCGTCATTGGGGCTTTCATGGAATTGGATGCTCATATTTTAGTACAGGAGTTTATAAAGGAAGCCGGTGGTGCGGATATCCGATGTTTTGTCATTGATGACAAGGTGGTGGCCTCAATGATCAGGCAAGGGAAAGAAGGGGAATTTCGCTCAAACCTGCATCGCGGTGGAAGCGCAAAAGTCATTAAGATCACGCCTGAAGAAAGAAGCACCGCAGTGCGGTCGGCAAAAGCCATGGGATTGAATCTGGCGGGTGTAGATTTATTACGCTCTAATCATGGCCCGGTCGTAATGGAAGTCAACTCATCCCCAGGACTTGAAGGGATCGAAGGGGCTACAGGAATTGATGTCGCCGATAAAATTATTCAGTTTATGGAAAAAGATGCAAAACACGGGAAAACCAGAACCGCTGGAATTGGATAATGGCTCCCAAATTTAAAATAGGCGGAAATTTAATAAAAAAAGGAGAGCGCAAAAAGATCCAACTTGCTGTTTCTCATCTTTATGACGGGACCGATCTGTCGATTCCGGTAGAAGTTATCCGTGGGGTTGAGGATGGGCCTGTTTTGTTTATTTCAGCTGCCATTCATGGGGATGAGATAAACGGAACAGAAATAATCAGTCGGATTTTGAAAAACAGGACACTGAAAAAACTGAAAGGAACTTTAATTACCGTTCCTGTTGTAAATGTATTTGGGTTTAACATGCTATCCAGATATTTGCCTGACCGGCGGGATTTAAACCGATCATTCCCCGGTTCAAAAAATGGGTCGCTTGCTTCCAGATTGGCAAATATATTCATGAATGAAATTGTTAAGAAATCAACTCATGGAATCGATTTACATACCGGAGCGGTTCATAGAACCAATCTTCCGCAAATCAGAGCATGGATGAGCAATGCTGAAACCAGGCGATTGGCTTTTGATTTTGGGGTCCCGGTAATTTTGAATTCCAATATTCGCGATGGTTCTTTGAGAGAAGCTGCTCGAAGAAAAAAAATACCCATGTTGCTTTTTGAAGGGGGAGAAGCGCTGAGATTTAATGAAAAAGTCATTGAAATTGGTGTGAACGGCTGCCTGTCTGTAATGCGATCAATAGGGATGCTTCCCAAGAAAAAACACCGGGAAAGAAAAGAAGTCTTTGTTTCATGGGGAAGCCAGTGGCTCCGTGCTCCTGTCAGTGGACTTGTGCATACCTTAAAGAATCTTGGGACACGAATTAAAGAGGGTGATTCGCTTGGTGTAATCACAGATCAATTTGGAAAGCCCAGAGGAGAAATCATTTCTCCGATTGAAGGAATTATAATTGGCCAGTTAAAATTGCCTTTAGTGAATGGCGGCGACGCTCTTTATCATATTGCGGGTTTTCACAATACCAAGAAAGTGCATAAAACAATTGAACAGATAGAGCAGGATATTTTTCAGTGCTTTTATGATTAACCGATTTTTAAGGTCCCGTCTTTTTCCCTTCGTTCGCTACGCTCACTTCGGATAAAGGACGTTGATAGTGTCAAGAAAGTTTCGCACTTTGAATTTTGGAAAGTCCTCGATCAGGTCTGCGGTTGTTGGACCTGTGAGCCTTTAGGCCCTTTGGGGCCTGTTCGGAACCTTCAGGACTACCTCACCCGCCTGGGTCTGAAGCTTCCTGTCATAATGACCCGCACGGGTGTCTTTCCGACTCTCCGACCTCTCATACTTGCCAGCGCCGCACAAACGGTCCGCTTCCGCATCCAGCAAACCGTTCAGCGTTTCCTCAACTGTCGAACGCACGATCCCGGTCACATGGCTCTGGATTTTACCCTCGTCTATCGATACAATGTTCTTCACAACTGATGACGCTACGTCTTTCCTAGACTTCGCTTTCATATTAAGTCCTCCTGTTTTTAGGTCCGGTTCTCGTTTCTCGCAAAACGAAGTATACAGACCTAACGGAGGACTTTCCTTGTTCCAGCCAACACGACCAGATTAAATGTGCGAAACTTGTCGTACGTTATCAATTGAAGGGATACAGAGAAGGCTATTCTTACAGATTTTATGCAGGATTGGATTCTGAAATATCCAGGGCTAATATCGGCAATATATAGTCAAATAAAGATTTGACAC contains:
- a CDS encoding ATP-dependent zinc protease yields the protein MKKKKNKLDEIGWREWVSFPELKIKTIKAKIDTGARTSALHVSNIKIRKKTNTVSFTIHPVQRQRLPVQNTKGKLVGERAIKSSNGETTIRPVVKTKLKIGKRLYFIELTLVNRDLMGFRLLLGRSALKKRFLVNPGQSFLLDKKFKQKEAKTKTAKTKRG
- a CDS encoding succinylglutamate desuccinylase/aspartoacylase family protein, which gives rise to MAPKFKIGGNLIKKGERKKIQLAVSHLYDGTDLSIPVEVIRGVEDGPVLFISAAIHGDEINGTEIISRILKNRTLKKLKGTLITVPVVNVFGFNMLSRYLPDRRDLNRSFPGSKNGSLASRLANIFMNEIVKKSTHGIDLHTGAVHRTNLPQIRAWMSNAETRRLAFDFGVPVILNSNIRDGSLREAARRKKIPMLLFEGGEALRFNEKVIEIGVNGCLSVMRSIGMLPKKKHRERKEVFVSWGSQWLRAPVSGLVHTLKNLGTRIKEGDSLGVITDQFGKPRGEIISPIEGIIIGQLKLPLVNGGDALYHIAGFHNTKKVHKTIEQIEQDIFQCFYD
- the cysK gene encoding cysteine synthase A, whose protein sequence is MLVLEKSKEKADTALELIGDTPLVKLGTLVPENGANIYAKVESRNPGGSVKDRIALAMIEEAERTGELKPGATIIEPTSGNTGIGLALVGAVRGYNVVLVMSENMSEERRTILESFGAKCELSRAEFGMQGTIERAEELLAENPDWFMPQQFNNPANPEVHRQTTGPEIISAMEGDKVDAFVAGIGTGGTITGTGEVLKEHYGDTRVVGVEPLTSAVLSGNPPGPHKIQGIGAGFKPKVLNLDVLDDLHPISDEDAFEFTKNLATQEGLLVGISSGAAMAAAYKVAEELGSGKNVVVILPDTGERYFSFYQYF
- the rimK gene encoding 30S ribosomal protein S6--L-glutamate ligase gives rise to the protein MNIGILSRGPKLYSTKRLVEASKKRGHEVEVVDYLKCYVNITSHKPSVHYKDRVLNQFDAVVPRIGASKTFYGTAILRQFEMMGVYPLNESVAISRSRDKLRSLQILAKKGVGLPVTGFAHSTEHTEDIIKMVGGAPLVVKLLEGTQGKGVVLAETGKAAESVIGAFMELDAHILVQEFIKEAGGADIRCFVIDDKVVASMIRQGKEGEFRSNLHRGGSAKVIKITPEERSTAVRSAKAMGLNLAGVDLLRSNHGPVVMEVNSSPGLEGIEGATGIDVADKIIQFMEKDAKHGKTRTAGIG